A single Sulfurimonas aquatica DNA region contains:
- the ribD gene encoding bifunctional diaminohydroxyphosphoribosylaminopyrimidine deaminase/5-amino-6-(5-phosphoribosylamino)uracil reductase RibD, with the protein MKLALDEAWKYQGFTYPNPAVGCAILSPSREILAVEAHHRSGEAHAEVNALKSAYYKLTNDAYILSLETSADIHAYLINNHNNMFNNCSLYTTLEPCSHYGKTPSCASLISELSFKDVYVGSYDTNKKAQNGNTILQKNGVKVVSEILHNECENLLFPFKKFLEGRFVFFKWAQRLNATTDDGIISSHESRVDVHKMRDVCDLLVIGGNSVRVDRPTLDARLVDGKAPDILIISRDKEFDRNIPLFNVKNRKVFVEDNFSKLSEYKNIMIEGTSKMYELSREYVDLYLCYLAPTFGGSSGFDNINDKFDILNVRQADEDIIMWMKRI; encoded by the coding sequence ATGAAATTAGCCTTAGATGAGGCTTGGAAGTATCAAGGTTTTACCTATCCTAATCCAGCCGTTGGCTGCGCTATTCTTTCTCCAAGTAGAGAGATTTTAGCAGTCGAAGCACATCACCGCTCAGGTGAAGCGCATGCTGAAGTAAACGCTCTAAAATCCGCTTATTATAAACTCACAAATGACGCATATATTTTATCACTAGAAACTTCAGCGGATATACACGCTTACCTTATAAATAATCATAATAATATGTTTAACAACTGCTCACTATATACAACTCTTGAACCTTGTTCTCATTATGGCAAAACGCCATCATGCGCTTCATTAATTAGTGAGTTAAGCTTTAAAGATGTATATGTTGGAAGTTATGATACAAATAAAAAAGCTCAAAATGGAAATACAATTTTACAAAAAAATGGTGTTAAAGTAGTAAGTGAAATATTACACAATGAATGTGAAAACCTACTATTTCCTTTTAAAAAGTTCTTAGAGGGCAGATTCGTTTTTTTTAAATGGGCGCAGCGTTTAAACGCAACGACTGATGATGGAATCATTAGCTCACATGAATCAAGAGTTGACGTACATAAAATGAGGGATGTATGTGACTTACTTGTTATTGGTGGGAATAGCGTACGAGTTGATAGACCAACACTTGATGCTAGATTAGTGGATGGTAAAGCTCCTGACATATTAATAATTTCAAGAGATAAAGAGTTTGACAGAAATATTCCTCTTTTTAATGTCAAAAATAGAAAGGTATTTGTAGAAGATAACTTTTCAAAACTTAGCGAATATAAAAACATAATGATTGAGGGTACTTCAAAAATGTATGAGCTTTCACGTGAGTATGTTGATCTATACTTATGTTATTTAGCGCCTACTTTTGGTGGAAGTAGTGGATTTGATAATATTAACGATAAGTTTGATATTTTAAATGTTAGACAAGCGGATGAAGATATAATTATGTGGATGAAAAGGATATAA